In Corynebacterium aquilae DSM 44791, the genomic stretch CGAAAAAACGGGGGAGGAGACAAGCAGGAGTGATGCGGCTTTAGGCGCGGTACTCGCTGACTTCACGCCACGCCAACTGCTCCCGGCGCGAGGCGTCCACATCGGGCAGCTTGAAGATGTGGGCGACGTTGTTCCAGGGCTCTAGGCGAATGTAGTTCGCCCCGGTGAAGGTGTAGCCGGCGCCGGTAATCAGATCGGTGACCTCGAAGTGGTCGTATCCGCCCAATCCCACGGCGTGCAGGTCAAGGTGGAGGGTGCCTTCCTGGGCGTTGTAGGGATCGAGGTTGACGACGACGAGAACGCTGTTGCCGGTTAGGGCATCCACCTTGGAGTAGGCGATCAGGTTGTCGTTGTCGATGTGGTGGAAGTGCAGCTGGCGGAGCTGCTGCAGGGCGGGTTGGCTGCGGCGAATCTCGTTGAGCGTGGTGATAAACGGCTCTAGTGAGTTGCCTTCGGCCAGGGCGCGTTCGAAGTCGCGGGGTTTGAGTTCGTACTTCTCCGAATCCAGGTATTCTTCGCTGCCGGGGGCGACGGCTTCGTGTTCGAATAGTTCGTAGCCGGAGTACACGCCCCATAGCGGTGACATGGTGGCGGCCAGGGCTGCGCGCAGCGCGAACATGCCGCGGCCGCCGTGCTGCAGGGTGGCGTGCAAAATGTCGGGGGTGTTGACGAAGAGGTTGGGGCGGGATACGTCCGCCATGGCAGAGATTTCGCGGGCGAATTGCTCCAGCTCCCACTTGGAGACCTGCCAGGTGAAGTAGGTGTAGTTCTGGGAGAACCCGGCCTTAGCCAAACCGTAGAGGCGTGGGCGGCGCGTGAATGCTTCCGCCAGGAAGATCACTTCTGGGTGGTCGCGGTGCACCTTGGCGATTAGCCACTGCCAGAAATCGGCCGGCTTGGTGTGCGGGTTATCTACTCGGAAGGTGGTTACACCGCGGGTGACCCAGAACAGTACGACGCGCAGGATCTCGTTGTAGATGCCTTTTGGATCGTTGTCGAAGTTCAGCGGGTAGATGTCCTGGTACTTCTTTGGCGGGTTTTCCGCGTAGGCGATGGTGCCGTCGGGCAGCACGGTGAACCATTCGGGGTGGGCTTTTGCCCAGGGGTGATCGGGGGCGCATTGCAGTGCCAGGTCGAGGGCGATTTCTACCCCCAACTCCTGGGCGCGTGCGAGCATCGCGTCAAAATCTTCCAGGGTGCCCAGCTCGGGGTGCACCGCATCGTGGCCGCCGGCGACCGAACCGATCGCCCAGGGGGAGCCCACGTCCGTTGGCTCCGGGGTCAGGGTGTTGTTGCGGCCCTTGCGGTTGATCTCACCGATGGGGTGAATCGGCGGGAAGTACACCGTGTCAAAGCCCATCCGGGCAGCACGCTCAATTTCCGTCACGGCGGTAGCAAAGGTGCCGTGCACCGGGTTGCCCTCCGCATCCCATCCGCCGGTGGAGCGCGGGAAGAACTCGTACCACGAGTTCACCAGCGCCTCCCGGCGCTCCACCTGCACCTCATAGGTGTCGGAGGCGGTCACCAGCTCGCGCAGCGGGTGCAGCGTCAACAACGCCAGCACCTCCCGCGACAAGCCCGGGGCCACCCGGGCCCGCAAATCGCCCTTGCCGCGCAGCGATGCGGCAACATCCAACAACAACTTGCGGTTTTCCCGCGCCACCTGGGCCGCGGCCTTTTCAAACAGGCGGGCACCGTGCTCCAAATCGTTGGCCAGCTCCGCCTCGCCCTGACCGGCCTCAATCTTCGCGGTCACCGCGTGACGCCAGGTTGCCATCGGATCCGACCAGGCTTCGATGGTGACTTCCCAGGTGCCGGGAACGTCAGCCACCATGATGGCGTTGACGTGATCCGGGTCGTGCGGGCTGCGCTGCATCGGAATATGCAGCGCGTCCTTGCCAGCCACCTCAGAGCCATCGGGCCCCTTGACCACCGCGGTGGCGTTCATCGCGTCATGGCCCTCACGCCAAATAACAGCAAAAAGGGGAATCACCTCACCAACGACTGCCTTAGCGGGAACCGCCCCGCCGGAGACCTGGGGGCGAACATCATCAATTCCGAGGCGACCAACCATGGTTATCTTTTCGTCTTCTCTGTGAGTCGTAGGGGGCGGAAACAACACCGCCGGGCACCAAGTGCGCGGCCACAACACTTCCGCACGTTGTCCTCCTACAACCCTAGCTGGCAACCCACCCCCGCGACCACGAATCCGCACACCCACACCCCAACCCCACATACCCCCGCCACCCACCAGCACCACCCCGGCAAGTGTCACTGCCCACACGGCGAAACAAAATAAGACAAGATAGTCACCGTGAGCGAAAACTTGAGCCAGCGAAACGTACTACAATCCACCCCCGCAACCGCCCCCGTTGACGAGGCGGACCTGGTGGTCAACTTCCGCGACGTCACCTTCGTCCGCGACGGAAAAACCCTGCTTGGGCCCGTCACCTGGCAGGTCGAACTCGACGAACGATGGGTCATCATGGGCCCCAACGGGGCCGGCAAAACCACGCTCATCCGACTCGCCGGCGCCGAAGAATTCCCCTCCGGTGGCGTCGCAAAAATCATGGACGAAACCGTCGGCAAAACCGACATGCGCGACCTGCGCACCATGATCGGCATGAGCTCCGCCGCGCTGGCACACCGCATCCCCGACCACGAAGTCGTCGCCGACCTGGTCATCTCCGCCGGCTACGCCATCCTCGGTCGCTGGCGCGAAGAATACGACGGCATCGACTTCGACCAAGCGCTAGACACCCTCGAAAAAGTCGGCGCACTCCACCTCCGCGACCGCACCTGGGGCACCCTAAGCGAAGGCGAACGCAAACGCGTCCTCGTCGCCCGGGCACTGATGACCAACCCCGAACTACTCCTGCTCGACGAACCCGCCGCCGGCCTCGACCTTGGCGGACGCGAAGACCTCGTCGGCCACCTCGGAGAACTCGCCATGGACCCCGACGCGCCCGCCACCGTCATGATCACCCACCACGTCGAAGAAATCCCCGCAGGCTTCACCCACGCCATGCTCCTCGACGAAGGCACCGTCGTCGCCCAAGGCCTCATCGACGACGTCCTGACCAGCGACAACCTCACCCGCGCCTTCCACCAGCCCATCGAACTGACAGAAATCGACGGCCGCTACTTCGCCCGCCGCGGCACCGGCGGCACCAAACACCGCCGCTAACCCACCCAGAAGCCCCACCCAGTAGCCCCACCCAGACCCCAGCCGGCCCCTACACAAACCCCACCTAAAACCACACCTAAAACCACACCTAGCCCCTAGCTAGACCCCCAAAACCACCCCAGACCCCCAAGCACACGTAGTAGAAAAGAAGAAACACCACCCCGCACCGCACCCACCCCGCACGTGCGACCACACCAGCCACAAGGAGGTGACGAAAGCACATGGAAGGCCACCAAGGACGAAAACTCTCCGCCACCGTCCTCCTCGTCCGCGACAGCGACAACGGCATCGAAGTCTACGCCCAAGAACGCACCCACACCATGCCCTCTTTCCCCTCCACCACCGTCTTCCCCGGCGGGGGAGTAGACGCCCGCGACTTCGACATCTCCCGCCCCCACCTGTGGGCCGGACCCGACTCCCGCCACTTCTCCCAACTCCTCGGCGTCGACCGCGCCAAAGCCCGCGCACTCACCTTCGCCGCCGTCCGCGAAGTCTTCGAAGAAGCCGGCCTCCTCCTCGCCGTCGACACCACCGGCACCGTCCTCAAAGACGCCACCAGCTACCACCACCAACGACTGGCCATGGAAGCCCACATGCTGCCCCTGCACCAGTTCCTCGACAACGAACACCTCCGCATCGACTCCTCCCTCCTCACCCCCTTCGCCCACTGGATCGGCCCACCCAACCTCCCCATCGAAAGACAATTCGACACCTTCAGCTTCCTGGCACACTGCCCCGAAGGACAAGAACCCGACGACATCCACACCCGCGAAACCACCTCCGCCGGCTGGTTCCAACCCCACCTCCTGCTCGAAGGCTTCAAAGCCGGACTCCTCCACCTCGTCCTCCCCACCTGGTCCCAACTCCAACGCCTCGCCGCCGCCAGCACCGTCGCCGACCTGTTCGCCAACCCACCCGCATACCCCCTCGTCGTCGAAACCGAAGCCCAACCCGACGACCCCCGCTACCGCGAATACTTTGCCATCCGCGCCACCAGACCCCCACGCCGCTTCTAACAAAGCACCAACAGGCCCACCAGACCCCCACGCCGCTTCTAACTAAGCACCAACAGGCCCACCGGAACCCCACCGGCACACCCCCACACCGCATGAGCTACACCACCGCCGAAGTCAGCTTCCTCGTCGACAACGCCAACACCATCGACGCCATCGCCCCCACCATCTCCCTGGCCAAAAAAGACGCCATCCACACCGCCAGCACCCTCAAACAGCACTTCGGTGACCACGCCCGCGCCGTCCACGAACTCCTCACCGCCCGCGCCAGCGCCCACCACCACAACAAACTGCCCTCACACTGGCTCATGTGCACCGACAGCTCCCAACAAGCCACCCCCATGGCCGTCGCTGCACTCCGCGCCCACCGCATCCACACCACCATGGGCACAGGCACCACAGCCCACGACGTCACCTGCTCCATCGGCACCGAAATCGCCGCCCTCACCCACGCCGGAATCCCCACCATCGGCAGCGACCTCGACCCGGCACGCATCGCCATGGCGCACTACAACCTCAACCACACCCCCCAGCAAACACCCCACCAGGCACCCCACCAACTCGCCATCGCCGACGCCCTCACCACCACCAGCACCGCCGACATCATCATCGCCGACCCCGCCCGCCGCAACGGCGGACGCCGCATCACCAGCCCCACCGACCTCATCCCACCCCTCCCCGAACTCATCAACCGCCACCACAACCGGGCACTCGCCATCAAATGCGCCCCCGGACTCGACTTCAACGACTGGGAAGGCCTCGTCAGCATCACCAGCGTCGACGGTGGCGTCAAAGAAGCCTGCCTCTACACCCCACACCTCAGCGACAACCTCACCCGCGAAGCCAACATCATCAAACCCTGGGGACAAGACACCTTCACCGACCGTGACCCAGACGACTGCGGCGTGAGCGCGCCGGGACGCTACCTCATCGACCCCGATGGGGCAGTAGTGCGCGCCGGACTGGTGCGCGCCTTCGCCCACCGCTACGGCCTGAGCCAACTCGACGAACGCATCGCCTACCTGACCGGGCAAGAAATCCCCGCCGGCTACTCGGGCTTTGAAATCCTCGACGTGGCCAATCCCAAAAAGGTCAAAGCAGCACTTGCAGCTCACAACATCGGCTCGGTGGAAATTCTGCTGCGCGGCATCGACGGTGATCCCGATGAGCTGCGCAAAAAATACAAGCCCAAGGGTAAAAACCCAGGTGCGGTGGTGCTCACCCGCATCGGCTCCCAGGGAGTTGCGTTGATTTGTGGCCCCAGACAGCATCGTGAACGCACCTCGGCGTAGTCGCGGACAAGATCCCGACCGAGGATCTGCGGCTTGTATACAGGCCCTCGGCAGCCACCATCGGGCAAAATAGGCTAGGCTAACTCCGGAAAACGCATGGTCTTCTACAAGCGCTGATTGCTAGCATGGAAGACTTGAGCCTCGCCTGCGCGCCAACAGCCGTCAAAGCTTGATCCGCGCAGGCAGACAAATAAAAGACAAAACTTGTAGGAAGTGAGAGACGAATGCCCACCATCGTGGTGTGCGTCAAGCACGTCCCCGACACCTGGTCGGAACGCACCCTGAACCCCGATTTCACCCTCCACCGCGAGGGCGTAGACGAGGTCATCGACGAGATCAACGAGTACGCCGTCGAGCAGGCACTGCAGCTCAAGGAAGCCAACCCCGACTACCGGGTCGTGGCCCTCACCATGGGCACCCCGCGTGCTGAAGAAGCACTCCGCAAGGCACTGGCAATGGGCTGCGATGACGCAGCCATCCTCACCGACGACGCGCTCGCCGGCTCCGACGTGCTCGGCACCTCCTGGGCGCTCAACAGCGCGATTAACGCCCTCGGCGAAGACGTCGCACTGGTGGTCACCGGCAACGCCTCCTCCGACGGATCCATGGGGGCTGTGCCCGGCATCCTGGCCGAATACCGTGCTGTGCCCGCGCTGACCAACCTCACCAAGGTCGCCATCGAGGGCACCACCATCACCGGCACCCGCGAAGACACCCACGGCGAATACGAGCTGTCCGCCCAGCTGCCCGCCGTGGTCTCCGTGACTGAAAAGTCCGGCAAGCCGCGCTTCCCCAACTTCAAAGGCATCATGGCCGCCAAGAAGAAGGAGATCCGCACCTTGAGCCTCGCCGAGACCGGCGCCACCGCCGAGCAGGTCGGGCTCGCGCACGCCGCAACTGCCGTGCGCAGCGCCGACACCCGACCCGAGCGCACCCAAGGCACCATCACCCGTGGCGCCAGCGCCCCCACCGAACTCGTCGACTTCCTCGCCGAGCGCGGCCTGATCTAACCCGCCGGATCGCTACCTTTTCACGGCAGCGACCACAGCAGTACACACGATCTCCACGCCCACCCCTCTAGTGGGCTGCACAGACATAAGGAAACCCACCACCATGGTTTACGTTCTCGTGGAACACGCCGGCGGCTCGCTCGACGCAGTCACCGGTGAACTGATCACCGCGGCCCGCCCCCTGGGCGCCGTCACCGCCGTGGTCGTCGGAACCCCCGGCACCGCCAACCAGCTGGCTGAACAGCTGCGCACCCTCGGCGCCGACACCATCGTCGCCGCCGAAGCCGACCACGTCGCCCAGCGCCTGATCATCCCCGCCACGGACGCCTTGAGCATCCTGGCGGCCGCCAACCCCGCCCCGATCCTCATCGCGCACGGCCCCAGCGGTAACGAAATTGCCGGCAGGCTCGCCGCCCGCCTGGCCAGTGGCGTGCTGTGCGACGTCGTCGCCATCAACCCGGATCTCACCGCCACCCAATCCATCTTCGGCGACACCATCACCATCGGCGCAGCCGTCGGCGGGGCAAGCCCCATCTTCACCCTGCGCCCCGGCGCGGTCGACGCTGAGCCGCAGGCCGCCCCCGGCACCCTGGTTGAGCAGCCCCTGCCGGAAGCGACCACCAAGGACGTCACCGTTACCGGTTTCACCCCGGCAGTCAAGGGCGATCGCCCCGAACTGACCCAGGCCAAGGTGGTTGTTGCTGGTGGTCGCGGTGTCGGCGATGAGGGCTTCGCCACCTATGTGGAGCCCCTGGCGGATGCGCTGGGCGGTGCTGTGGGCGCTACCCGCGATGCGGTGGATGCCGGCGCCTATGACGGTGCTGCACAGATCGGCCAGACCGGTGTGACTGTGTCCCCGGATCTTTACATTGGCCTGGGTATTTCCGGCGCTATCCAGCACAAGTCCGGTATGCAGACCTCCGGCACCATTGTGGCGATCAATAACGATGAGGACGCGCACCTGTTTGAGATCGCTGATTTCGGTATCGTTGGCGATGTTGAAAAGGTCGTTCCTGAAGTCATTGAGCTGATTAAGGCGCGACGCGGCTAAGCCAGGTCTTCTAGCGCGCACTGTTCTCCTGTCGTGGTTTAGCGATGCGAGAATGGTGCGCGTTTGTGTGTACTCCCACCCAATGAGCATTGGGTGTTTTTCGAATTTTTTACCTTTAAGGTTTTCATGCCATCTGCGGACAATCGCATTTATCTCGACCATGCCGCCACCACCCCGATGCGGCAGGTCGCCATCGACGCTTTTGTTGAGCATGCGCACCTGTTGAACCCGGGCGGGCAATACGCCTCTGGTCGGGCTGCCCGGCGGGTGTTGGAGACTGCTCGCGAAACCGTGGCGCAGCTGTTGGGGTGCGAACCCATCGAGGTGATTTTTTGCGCCTCTGGTACGGAAGCTGACAATTTGGCCATGACCGGTCTGGCCCGGGCAGGGCTGGCCGCCGGACGTGACACCATCGTGAGTTCCGGGTTGGAGCATCCGGCGGTTGCGAAAACCGTTGAGGATCTCACCGGCCGGGGCATGCGTTCCCATGCGCTTGATGTAGTCGGCGCTGTCGCCGATGTCGCCGGCTTTGCTTCCAGTGAGCGCGACCGGGATTTTGCGACACTGCGGCATACCGCGGTGGCCACCTTGCAGTGGGCAAACAACGAAACCGGGGCGAAACAACCCGTCGGTGAGCTCATCCAGCTGGCCGCCGACTGCGGGCAAGCTACCGGGATCACCGTGCCCGTCCACGTCGACGCGGTGCAGGCGGTTGGCCACGAGCACGTCAATTTCCACCAGCTTGGCTGCACCACCCTGGCTGCCAGTGGCCACAAGTTTGGCGGTCCGCGCGCCATGGGGTTGCTGCTGGCTCGCCGCAGCCCGGCACCCCAACCGGTGCTGTTGGGCGGGGGACAGGAGCGCGGGATCCGTCCCGGCACCGTCAACGTTGCAGGCGCTGCGGCGCTGGCGGCGGCGCTGACCGAAGCTCGCCAGGATATTGATGCCGAAAACCAGCGACTGAGTGCCCTGCGTGGCCGGCTGATTGCCGCCATCCAAGCAGATATTCCGGACGTTGTCGTGCACACCCCAGAAAATGCGCTTGCCGGCCACGTTCATGTCAGCATTCCCGGCGCGGAAGGCGATAGCCTGATCATGCTGCTTGATATGGCTGGCTTTGAGGCTTCTACTGGATCTGCTTGTGCAAGTGGTGTTAATCGGGCCTCCGAGGTTTTGCTCTCGATGGGGGTGCCCACCGACATTGCCCGAGGTGCCATCCGTTTCACCCTTGGGCGTACCACCTGTGCAGACGACGTCGAGGCTCTCATCCGGGCGTTGCCCGGTATTGCTGCGCAAGCCCGCAGCGCCGGAATGGCTTAAAGTCCACCGTGGCTTCCAAGCGAGACCTAGGTGGCACCAGTGGGCATGCGCGCGGTAGTCTGGCCGCTGCCCAGTAACCACCAGGCAACACACAATCAGGGAAAGAGATGGTGAATTCGTGCGCGTCATCGCCGCAATGAGCGGGGGAGTGGATTCCTCAGTCGCCGCAGCTCGACTGGTCGAGCAAGGCCACGATGTGGTTGGCGTCCACCTGGCGTTGTCCCGGGATCCGCAATCCGTGCGTGAATCCGCCCGGGGCTGCTGTTCCCTGGAGGATTCTGCTGACGCGCGTCGCGTCTGCGATCACCTCGGGATCCCGTTTTATGTGTGGGATTTTTCTGATCGCTTTGCCGAAGAAGTTATCGACGACTTCGTCACCTCTTATGAGCGCGGTGAAACCCCCAACCCCTGCCTGCGCTGTAACGAAAAAATCAAGTTCCGCGCCTTGCTTCAGCGGGCTCGTTCTCTCGGGTTCGATGCTGTCGCCACGGGTCACTACGCTCGTATTTCCCACGATGACAATGGGACGGCCACCCTCAAGCGCGCCATTGACCCCAATAAGGATCAGTCTTATGTGCTTGGGGTGCTCACCCAAGACGAACTTGATCATTGTCTTTTCCCCGTGGGGGATACCCACAAGCCGCAGATCCGCAAGGAGGCCGCAGCCCACGGCTTTTCCGTGGCCAGCAAGCCGGACTCCTACGACATCTGTTTCATTCCCGACGGCAATACCCAAGCTTTTCTCGGCAAGCGGATCGGCATGCGTCCTGGCATGATCGTCGACCAAGACGGCAAGGATCTTCGCCCCCACGACGGTGTTTACGGCTATACCATTGGCCAGCGCAAAGGCCTTGACATCAAGCAGCCTGCCGAAGATGGCAAGCCCCGCTATGTCACCGGCATTGACGCGCAGACCGCCACCGTCACAGTCGGCAGTCGTGAAGATCTTAAAATCGGCACGATCTACGCTGACCGGTTGAAAAAACTTCACCCCGATTTCGACGGCACGGTGGAGGCGATCATCCAAGTCCGCGCCCACGGGGGCATTGTCGATGCCACCGTGCACATTGACCTGGACGCCGACAGCCTGCGCTGCGAGTTGAAAACCCCTCTCGAGGGAGTAGCCCCCGGGCAGGCCGTCGTGGTGTATCTGCCCGATGAGGACGGCGACATCGTCATGGGATCCGGCACCATCACCGCAACTGCCCCCATGGCCCACAATGGCTGAAGGCCCAAGCACCACCGCTAGCGCTGCGGTTCGGCGCTCCCGCGCGGCAAACTTCGGCCCGCTTCCCGGGCACGATTTTGCGATCGCCACGGACATCATTGCCGGAGAACTCACTCACCGCACTCTGCCGTATCTTCCGGAGGCAGAAAACGGTCGCGGCGCGCGTCATGCCGACAGTGCCACTGCTGGCGCGCACAGCCTGGTCGCGCGCACCGCGGCCATGCTCGAGGGATTTGGGGTGCAACCAGGTCCCCGCGGACTCGTCCTGACCGCCGGCACCACCCGTTTTAGCGAGCGCATCCAACGGGCACTTGCGCGCCAGCTCGACGAGGTTTTTGCTAGCTGGGGCGCCACGAGCGAGCACATCCTGGTGCCGCTGCTCGGGCCAGCGACCCTGTCTTATCAACTGGAAATGCCCAACGGTTATCCCGCCATCACCGATGCTGGGGCGCGAAGGGATATCGGTGCTGCGTTGGTGGAATTGTCGGGGCGTATCGTCGGAGAGATTCAGCGACGCTGCGCTGCCTCGACTAGCGTGCTCATTGTTGATCCGGCTGCGGTGGCCGCAGTGCAGGGAACGCTGCCGGGGGTTACTGATTTTGACACCATAGCTGCGTTGGGGGCTGATGGGATGGCCAGTGCTTGGCAGAGAATGCACCAGGCTGCGGCCGCTGCGAGCTGCTCGGATGCACAGGGGCTAAGTGGGGCGATTGTGACTGGGGTGGCAGACCCTGTGGGGTGGGAGTTGGCGTTGCGCAGCGGGGTGCGTGGCCTGTGGGTTTCCCGGGACGCGATCAACGATTCACGCAGCCTTGACACCATCGCTGCGGTCGCCGATGCGGGGCTGCGGGTCGGCGTGGGAATCATCGAGGACGGCGATTATATCGATGAAGACCAAGCTATTCCTCGGCAGCGGGCCATTGAGGTGGCGAAGCTGGTCGACGACATGCAGTTGGGCCGCGAGTGGTTATCGACGTCGGTGGACGTCTTACCTAACAAACCTTTGTCTTCAGGCCAGGCGGTTGCGGCTTCGAAGCAGTTGGCATGTGCCCGGCGAACAGCGGAGATGCTGGTGCGGGACGCCGGCGATTTGTGACCTGATTTCAAGCCCCAGCGCCCACCTGGTGTGGTGTTCGCTGGGGCTGGTTTTTTTAGCGCGGGGCGAATTGTTGGGCGAAGGAGGCGATCGCGCCGAGCAGGCTGAGGATGGTGGCGATGGCCCCCAAGATGGTGATGAGGTTGCCGCTTGAACCAGGGATGGTCGTGCCGCCGGTGATGGGGGCGGGGCGCACGATTTTCGGGGTGCCTTCGCGCAGTCCGGTCACGCTTTCACCCTGGCCGCCGATGGTTTTGGGCGCCCGGTACATCCAAACCACCTGTTTGCCGGTGTCGGGTGTTTCCGGCAGGACGATGTCTTGTTGCCGCGATGCGAGGCCGGCGAAGCGTTTACCTTTGTAGGTTTTGCCGTCGCGTCCGAACACTTCGACGGCGCCGAAGCCGTAGTAGGTGTTTCTGGGGTCGATCATTTGGATGAGGTGCCCGGTGTTGTGGGCCCATCGTCCACCGTTGGCGTTGAGTGCTTTGAGTTCACCTTTGCCCCACCCGATGGTGATGGCGCTGTGGAGGTCGTTGTGCCCTGCGGCTAGGGATTCTCCGTAGTGGATGGGGGTGCCGAAGTGGGCGGTGGTGTAGCTCGAGCCATCTGGTCGGACGTGGTCGTAATGTGCGGAGGCTTCGAAGGCGCGTTGGATGGCGATGCGGTTGAGTGCTTCGCTGGTGTGCACGTCGAGGTATTGCTCCAGGGTGGTGATGCCGGCTGCGGCGGCGGCATCTCGCAGGCGGGTGCCGGCGGGGTAATGATCGTAGGCGTTGCCCTGGAATTTGGGGTTGGCTTGCCACATGGTGCGCCGCAGTTCTTTCAGGGAAGCCAGTCCGATGGTGTTGGCTTCGGCGGGGTTGTATTCGACGGCTTCGCCGACCATGTTGTGGGTGCCGACGTTGAGTTCGATGCCCGTGGTGGGGGAGGGATCTGCGGCGGCGATGTGGGTGGGCAGGAGCAGGGAGGTGGTGAGCAGGGCGGCAATAAGGCCTGTGCGCTTCATGGAGGTGTCCTTGGGGCGTGGGGGACTGTGAGTGGGGAGGTGGTGTGAAAAAGTCGGTTCCGAGCGGAGATTCTAGCCAGTAGCACCTGGGCTATAGGCGTGATTGGTGAAGAACTTATATGCCCCGGCACCCACGGAATGCATAGGAGCTGCATGGCACAGGTGTTTGTGCTCATGCAGCGCCTTTTAAGTGCGGGGTGAAATAGCCGCGGTGTTGTTTAGGTGTTGGCGGAGCGCATCGGCCAGGAGGTGGAGACGTCGGAGGCGTCGCGGTCGCGGCTTTCCAAATACTTTTTCAGGCTGGTTTGGGAGTCGTGATGCCACACCGCTTGTTTTTCCATCAATTCTTCGCCGCTGAGTCCTTGGAGTTTGTCGGCGA encodes the following:
- a CDS encoding electron transfer flavoprotein subunit beta/FixA family protein, with the protein product MPTIVVCVKHVPDTWSERTLNPDFTLHREGVDEVIDEINEYAVEQALQLKEANPDYRVVALTMGTPRAEEALRKALAMGCDDAAILTDDALAGSDVLGTSWALNSAINALGEDVALVVTGNASSDGSMGAVPGILAEYRAVPALTNLTKVAIEGTTITGTREDTHGEYELSAQLPAVVSVTEKSGKPRFPNFKGIMAAKKKEIRTLSLAETGATAEQVGLAHAATAVRSADTRPERTQGTITRGASAPTELVDFLAERGLI
- a CDS encoding NUDIX hydrolase, whose amino-acid sequence is MEGHQGRKLSATVLLVRDSDNGIEVYAQERTHTMPSFPSTTVFPGGGVDARDFDISRPHLWAGPDSRHFSQLLGVDRAKARALTFAAVREVFEEAGLLLAVDTTGTVLKDATSYHHQRLAMEAHMLPLHQFLDNEHLRIDSSLLTPFAHWIGPPNLPIERQFDTFSFLAHCPEGQEPDDIHTRETTSAGWFQPHLLLEGFKAGLLHLVLPTWSQLQRLAAASTVADLFANPPAYPLVVETEAQPDDPRYREYFAIRATRPPRRF
- a CDS encoding ABC transporter ATP-binding protein, producing the protein MSQRNVLQSTPATAPVDEADLVVNFRDVTFVRDGKTLLGPVTWQVELDERWVIMGPNGAGKTTLIRLAGAEEFPSGGVAKIMDETVGKTDMRDLRTMIGMSSAALAHRIPDHEVVADLVISAGYAILGRWREEYDGIDFDQALDTLEKVGALHLRDRTWGTLSEGERKRVLVARALMTNPELLLLDEPAAGLDLGGREDLVGHLGELAMDPDAPATVMITHHVEEIPAGFTHAMLLDEGTVVAQGLIDDVLTSDNLTRAFHQPIELTEIDGRYFARRGTGGTKHRR
- a CDS encoding class I SAM-dependent methyltransferase: MSYTTAEVSFLVDNANTIDAIAPTISLAKKDAIHTASTLKQHFGDHARAVHELLTARASAHHHNKLPSHWLMCTDSSQQATPMAVAALRAHRIHTTMGTGTTAHDVTCSIGTEIAALTHAGIPTIGSDLDPARIAMAHYNLNHTPQQTPHQAPHQLAIADALTTTSTADIIIADPARRNGGRRITSPTDLIPPLPELINRHHNRALAIKCAPGLDFNDWEGLVSITSVDGGVKEACLYTPHLSDNLTREANIIKPWGQDTFTDRDPDDCGVSAPGRYLIDPDGAVVRAGLVRAFAHRYGLSQLDERIAYLTGQEIPAGYSGFEILDVANPKKVKAALAAHNIGSVEILLRGIDGDPDELRKKYKPKGKNPGAVVLTRIGSQGVALICGPRQHRERTSA
- a CDS encoding cysteine desulfurase family protein, producing MPSADNRIYLDHAATTPMRQVAIDAFVEHAHLLNPGGQYASGRAARRVLETARETVAQLLGCEPIEVIFCASGTEADNLAMTGLARAGLAAGRDTIVSSGLEHPAVAKTVEDLTGRGMRSHALDVVGAVADVAGFASSERDRDFATLRHTAVATLQWANNETGAKQPVGELIQLAADCGQATGITVPVHVDAVQAVGHEHVNFHQLGCTTLAASGHKFGGPRAMGLLLARRSPAPQPVLLGGGQERGIRPGTVNVAGAAALAAALTEARQDIDAENQRLSALRGRLIAAIQADIPDVVVHTPENALAGHVHVSIPGAEGDSLIMLLDMAGFEASTGSACASGVNRASEVLLSMGVPTDIARGAIRFTLGRTTCADDVEALIRALPGIAAQARSAGMA
- a CDS encoding alpha-1,4-glucan--maltose-1-phosphate maltosyltransferase, which translates into the protein MVGRLGIDDVRPQVSGGAVPAKAVVGEVIPLFAVIWREGHDAMNATAVVKGPDGSEVAGKDALHIPMQRSPHDPDHVNAIMVADVPGTWEVTIEAWSDPMATWRHAVTAKIEAGQGEAELANDLEHGARLFEKAAAQVARENRKLLLDVAASLRGKGDLRARVAPGLSREVLALLTLHPLRELVTASDTYEVQVERREALVNSWYEFFPRSTGGWDAEGNPVHGTFATAVTEIERAARMGFDTVYFPPIHPIGEINRKGRNNTLTPEPTDVGSPWAIGSVAGGHDAVHPELGTLEDFDAMLARAQELGVEIALDLALQCAPDHPWAKAHPEWFTVLPDGTIAYAENPPKKYQDIYPLNFDNDPKGIYNEILRVVLFWVTRGVTTFRVDNPHTKPADFWQWLIAKVHRDHPEVIFLAEAFTRRPRLYGLAKAGFSQNYTYFTWQVSKWELEQFAREISAMADVSRPNLFVNTPDILHATLQHGGRGMFALRAALAATMSPLWGVYSGYELFEHEAVAPGSEEYLDSEKYELKPRDFERALAEGNSLEPFITTLNEIRRSQPALQQLRQLHFHHIDNDNLIAYSKVDALTGNSVLVVVNLDPYNAQEGTLHLDLHAVGLGGYDHFEVTDLITGAGYTFTGANYIRLEPWNNVAHIFKLPDVDASRREQLAWREVSEYRA
- a CDS encoding electron transfer flavoprotein subunit alpha/FixB family protein is translated as MVYVLVEHAGGSLDAVTGELITAARPLGAVTAVVVGTPGTANQLAEQLRTLGADTIVAAEADHVAQRLIIPATDALSILAAANPAPILIAHGPSGNEIAGRLAARLASGVLCDVVAINPDLTATQSIFGDTITIGAAVGGASPIFTLRPGAVDAEPQAAPGTLVEQPLPEATTKDVTVTGFTPAVKGDRPELTQAKVVVAGGRGVGDEGFATYVEPLADALGGAVGATRDAVDAGAYDGAAQIGQTGVTVSPDLYIGLGISGAIQHKSGMQTSGTIVAINNDEDAHLFEIADFGIVGDVEKVVPEVIELIKARRG